In Macadamia integrifolia cultivar HAES 741 chromosome 1, SCU_Mint_v3, whole genome shotgun sequence, a single window of DNA contains:
- the LOC122083871 gene encoding transcription factor TGA4-like, which produces MSSPSTQFAASRRMGIYEPAHQISMWRETFKGSMSPNTGVSAIVEVETGVDNKSEETSHGALEPSKKYEQEAIKPSDKVLRRLAQNREAARKSRLRKKAYVQQLESSRLKLTQLEQELERVRHQGVYVGGSYDTSHLGLSGTVNSGVTTFEMEYGHWVEEQMRQTRELRTALQAHVTDIELRILVDSGMNHYYDLFRMKAAVAKADVFYLMSGMWKTSAERFFLWIGGFRPSEVLKVLLHQLDPLTEQQIIEVCNLQQSSQQAEDALSQGMDKLQLTLAETLAADPQGAVSYPAQMATAIGKLDALVSFVNQADHLRQQTLQQMARILTIRQAARGLLALGDYFHRLRALSSLWAARPREPA; this is translated from the exons ATGAGCTCTCCATCAACTCAATTTGCTGCTTCAAGAAGGATGGGCATATATGAGCCAGCCCACCAGATTAGCATGTGGCGTGAAACCTTCAAAGGCAGTATGAGTCCAAACACTGGTGTATCCGCAATTGTTGAGGTGGAAACAGGGGTTGACAACAAG TCGGAAGAGACTTCTCATGGAGCCCTGGAACCTTCCAAAAAGTACGAACAGGAAGCAATCAAACCATCTGATAAG GTATTAAGACGTCTTGCACAAAATCGTGAGGCTGCTCGTAAAAGTCGTTTGCGTAAAAAG GCTTATGTGCAACAGTTAGAGTCAAGTCGTTTAAAGCTTACACAATTGGAGCAGGAGCTTGAGCGAGTTAGACATCAG GGTGTATACGTAGGTGGTTCTTACGATACCAGTCATCTGGGGCTGTCTGGAACTGTTAACTCAG GAGTTACTACATTTGAGATGGAGTATGGACATTGGGTTGAAGAACAAATGAGGCAGACACGTGAATTAAGAACTGCTTTGCAAGCTCACGTAACTGATATAGAGCTTCGCATACTCGTAGATAGTGGCATGAACCACTATTATGATCTCTTCCGCATGAAAGCTGCTGTAGCAAAAGCTGATGTTTTCTATTTAATGTCTGGCATGTGGAAAACATCAGCTGAACGGTTTTTCCTTTGGATTGGAGGATTTCGCCCATCTGAGGTTCTAAAG GTACTCTTACATCAACTTGACCCCCTTACAGAACAGCAGATTATTGAAGTCTGCAACCTCCAACAATCATCTCAGCAAGCAGAGGATGCTCTTTCGCAAGGGATGGATAAACTGCAGCTAACTCTGGCTGAGACTCTAGCAGCTGATCCACAGGGAGCTGTAAGTTACCCAGCACAGATGGCTACAGCGATAGGGAAATTGGATGCTCTTGTAAGCTTCGTGAACCAG GCAGACCACCTTCGCCAGCAAACCCTGCAGCAAATGGCTCGCATCCTGACAATCCGTCAAGCAGCTCGAGGTCTGCTTGCCTTGGGAGATTACTTCCACCGCCTTAGAGCCCTAAGTTCACTTTGGGCTGCTCGTCCTCGTGAGCCAGCCTAA